The genomic window CCACCCCGGTGACGGCGACGATGAGTGGCAGCCCGGTGGTGGCGTACAACGCCACCTGTACCTGCCCGCCGGTGTCGAGGCCGGAGGCCCGGTCGGTGCGGGACGCCACGAACACCGGCAGTCCGCGCACCACGACGAGCAGGGCGAGGAACGCCAGCAGGACCAGCGGTTCCCCGACCACCGCGGACACCTCGATCGCCATGCCGGACGTGACGAAGAAGATCGGGACCAGCAGCCCGAACGCGAGGCCGTCGAGTTTGTGTTCGAGTTGCTCGTCACCGTCCGGGACGGTGCGCCGCAGGATGAATCCGGCGGCGAACGCGCCGAGGATGATGTCGAGGTCGAACACCGCGGCCACCGCGATGAGGGCGACGAGGAGCAACATCACCAGCCGAACCGACGTCTGGCCGGTGGTGTCCGAGCCGCGTCGCACGACGGCGAGCAGTGCGGTGCCCTCTCGCAGGATCCGGGTCGGTAGCACCGCGACAACGGCGGCGACCACCGCGAACACCGCGAGGACGACGAGGGACGCGACGGCCCCACGCGCCCCGAGGAGGATCGCCATGGCGACGACCGGGCCGATCTCGCCGACCGCACCGTGGTTGAGGACCGCCCGGCCGACCGGGGTGCCGATCAGCTTGCGGTCCTTGAGGATCGGGAGCAGCGTGCCCAGCGCGGTGGAGGTGAGCGCGATCGCGACGGCGATCTCCGAATGCACCAGTCCTGCCGCCGCCAGGGCACCGACGACGGCGAACGCCAGTGCCAGGCACGCCAGCCATGTCACCAGGGCCCGGCGTCCGCCGCGGCCGGTCAGTTCGTCGCGGTCGATCTCGTAGCCGGCGAGCAGGAACAGCATGCCGAGCCCGAGTTCACGCAGCATCCCGATCTCGGAATCGACCTGTGCGAGATCGAGGGCGTACGGGCCGATCACGATACCGGCCACCAGCAGCAGTACGACTTCGGGAATCGGCTTGTGCCGCAACGATCCCGCGATCAGGGGCGCGATCGCTGCGGCAGCGACGATCCAGAACAGTGACGTGGCTACTGCAGCGCTCATGCGGCGCTACAGTAGCCGGAACATCAGCTGCACGCAGCGAGCACGAGCTCCTTGACGCGCGCCGGATCGGCCTGGCCGCGAGTGGCCTTCATGACGTCGCCGACGATCTTGCCGGCCGCCGCGACCTTGCCGCTGCGGATCTTGTCGGCGATGTCGGGGTTGGCGGCCAGGGCCTCGTCGACGGCGGCCTGCAGCTTGCTGTCGTCGCGCACCACCACGAGCTCCGGGTGGGCCTCGAGGATCTGCTCGGGGTCGCCCTCGCCGTCGAGGACCCGGTCGACCACCTGGCGGGCCACCTTGTTGTTCAGCTTGCCGCTGTCGATCAGCGCGATCACCTGCGCGACCTGCGCGGGCGAGATGGGCAGCTCGCCCAGCTCGACGCCGCGCGTGTTGGCCTGCTGCGCGAGGTACGACACCCACCACGAGCGGGCGGCGTCGGCAGAGGCGCCCGCCTCGGTGGTGGCGATGACGAGATCGAGCGCGCCGGCGTTGACGAGGTCGCGCATCACCTCGTCGGAGACACCCCACTCCTTCTGGATGCGGGCGCGGCGCAGCCACGGCAGCTCGGGCAGGGTGCCGCGCAGTTCCTCGACCCAGGCGGCGTCGGGGGCGACGGGCTCGAGGTCGGGCTCCGGGAAGTAGCGGTAGTCCTCGGCGGTCTCCTTGCGGCGGCCCGCGGACGTGGTGCCGTCGGCCTCCTGGAAGTGCCGGGTCTCCTGAATCACCTCACCGCCGGAGACGAGAACCGCGGCCTGACGGCGCATCTCGTAGCGGACGGCGGTCTCGACGCTCTTGAGCGAGTTGACGTTCTTGGTCTCGGTGCGGGTGCCGAACACGTCGGCGCCGATCGGCATGAGCGAGACGTTGGCGTCGCAGCGCAGCGACCCCTGGTCCATGCGGACGTCGGACACGTCGAGGGCCTTGAGGAGATCGCGCAGCGCGGCGACGTAGGCGCGGGCCACCTCGGGGGCACGCTCACCGGCGCCGGTGATGGGCTTGGTGACGATCTCGACGAGCGGCACACCGGCCCGGTTGTAGTCGAGCAGCGAGTGGCTCGCGCCGTGGATCCGGCCGGTCGCGCCGCCGACGTGCAGCGACTTTCCGGTGTCCTCCTCCATGTGGGCGCGCTCGATGTCGACGCGCCACGTGCTGCCGTCGTCGAGGACGACGTCGAGGTAGCCCTCGGTGGCGATGGGCTCGTCGTACTGCGAGATCTGGTAGTTCTTCGGCTGGTCCGGGTAGAAGTAGTTCTTCCGCGCGAACCGGCCCCACGGGGTGATCGAGCAGTTCAGTGCGAGACCGATCCGGATTGCGGACTCGACAGCGGCCTGGTTGACGACCGGCAGCGCACCGGGCATACCGAGGCAGACGGGGCACACCTGCGTGTTGGGTTCGGCACCGAATGCCGTGGGGCACGGGCAGAACATCTTGGTCGCGGTGTGCAACTCGACGTGCACTTCCATGCCCAGTACGGGCTCGAACTTCGCGAGAACGGCGTCATAGTCGAGAAGGTCAGCGGACACGGCGGCAGTCATGTCCACGAGTTTAGACGGCCCGGGTCGGACGGTTGCGGAGCGTCAGCCGAAGATGATCCGCATCTCCCGGTAGCGCTCGGCGGGCACGAACTTGTGGTCGGCGAGGGCCTCGTCGAATCCGACGCGGGCGATGTCGGTGCCGTGCAGCGCCACCATGTGCCCCCACTGTTCGTCGGCGACGAGGTCGGTGACGGCCATGCCCAGCCGGGTGGCGAGTACCCGGTCGAACGCGGTGGGAACACCGCCGCGTTGGACGTATCCGAGGATCGTCGCGCGGGTCTCGATGCCGGTGTGTTCCTCGATGAGCGGTGCCAGCACGTCGGCGATGCCCCCGAGCCGGGGGCGGTCGAAGCCGTCCCGCCCCTTCGTCGAGTACACCTCGCCCATGCCGGGCAGGGTGAAGCCCTCGGCCACGACGACCATCGGGGATCGTCCGCGGTCGTGCACGCTGGTGACCCATGCGCAGATCTGTTCGAGGCTCTCCGGGTGTTCGGGGATGAGGATCGCGTGTGCGCCGCCCGCGGTGCCCGAGTGCAGCGCGATCCAGCCGGCGTGCCGGCCCATCACCTCGAGCACCATGCACCGGCGGTGCGAGTTGCCGGTGGTCCGCAACCGGTCGATCGCGACGGTCGCGATCTCGACGGCGGTGTCGAATCCGAACGTGTAGTCGGTGCGGCTGAGGTCGTTGTCGATCGTCTTGGGGACGCCGACGATCCGGATGCCGTCCTCGTAGAGGCGTTTCGACGCGGCCGCCGTCCCCTCCCCGCCGATCGCGACGACGGCGTCGACGCCGAGCCGGTCGAGGGTGGCCCGAATGTTCTCCGCGCCCCCGTTCGGGCCCTGGTAGGGGCCGATCCGGCTCGTGCCGAGGATCGTGCCGCCCTCGTGGGACAGGCCCCGGACCCGGCTGCGGTCCAACGGGATCGCGTCGCCGTCGACCAGCCCGCGCCAGCCGTCGAGGAAACCCACGAACTCCTGGCCGTGGACCTCGGTGCCCTTGAGGACGGCCCCGCGGATCACCGCGTTGAGGCCGGGACAGTCGCCACCGCTGGTGAGGATGCCGATCCGGGTCATGCTGCACAACCTTCCGTCGACGGACTGGGGCGCACCTGCCATCCTGCCCGCCCCGACGGTCGCCGGCACGCCGATCGTGTGGCCGGGTCAGCCCGGGACGACGAGCCCCGACTCGTAGGCGAGGACCACGGCCTGTGCCCGGTCCCGCAGTTCCAGCTTCGCGAGCACCTTCCCCACATGCGTCTTGACGGTCTGTTCGGCGACGAACAGGCGCTGCGCGATCTCGGTGTTCGACAGACCGGCCGCGATCAGTTCGAGAACCTCCCGTTCCCGCGGGGTGAGCGTGTCGAGCCGTGGATGCCGCGGACGCGGCGTCGACCGGCGCCGGGTGGCGTCCTCGATCAGCCGGCGGGTCACGCTCGGCGCGAGCAGCGCGTCACCGGCGGCGACGACCCGGACCGCGCGGACGAGTTCCTCGGCGGGGGCGTCCTTGAGCATGAAGCCACTCGCCCCGATCCCGAGCGCCTCGTACACGTACTCGTCGATGTCGAACGTGGTGAGCATC from Prescottella sp. R16 includes these protein-coding regions:
- the gatB gene encoding Asp-tRNA(Asn)/Glu-tRNA(Gln) amidotransferase subunit GatB; this encodes MTAAVSADLLDYDAVLAKFEPVLGMEVHVELHTATKMFCPCPTAFGAEPNTQVCPVCLGMPGALPVVNQAAVESAIRIGLALNCSITPWGRFARKNYFYPDQPKNYQISQYDEPIATEGYLDVVLDDGSTWRVDIERAHMEEDTGKSLHVGGATGRIHGASHSLLDYNRAGVPLVEIVTKPITGAGERAPEVARAYVAALRDLLKALDVSDVRMDQGSLRCDANVSLMPIGADVFGTRTETKNVNSLKSVETAVRYEMRRQAAVLVSGGEVIQETRHFQEADGTTSAGRRKETAEDYRYFPEPDLEPVAPDAAWVEELRGTLPELPWLRRARIQKEWGVSDEVMRDLVNAGALDLVIATTEAGASADAARSWWVSYLAQQANTRGVELGELPISPAQVAQVIALIDSGKLNNKVARQVVDRVLDGEGDPEQILEAHPELVVVRDDSKLQAAVDEALAANPDIADKIRSGKVAAAGKIVGDVMKATRGQADPARVKELVLAACS
- a CDS encoding response regulator transcription factor codes for the protein MAITVFIADDQAMVRQGFGALLSAQPDISVVGDAPDGRVAVAEVARLRPDVVLMDVRMPELNGLDAARAILAAPTDPPVRVLMLTTFDIDEYVYEALGIGASGFMLKDAPAEELVRAVRVVAAGDALLAPSVTRRLIEDATRRRSTPRPRHPRLDTLTPREREVLELIAAGLSNTEIAQRLFVAEQTVKTHVGKVLAKLELRDRAQAVVLAYESGLVVPG
- a CDS encoding cation:proton antiporter; protein product: MSAAVATSLFWIVAAAAIAPLIAGSLRHKPIPEVVLLLVAGIVIGPYALDLAQVDSEIGMLRELGLGMLFLLAGYEIDRDELTGRGGRRALVTWLACLALAFAVVGALAAAGLVHSEIAVAIALTSTALGTLLPILKDRKLIGTPVGRAVLNHGAVGEIGPVVAMAILLGARGAVASLVVLAVFAVVAAVVAVLPTRILREGTALLAVVRRGSDTTGQTSVRLVMLLLVALIAVAAVFDLDIILGAFAAGFILRRTVPDGDEQLEHKLDGLAFGLLVPIFFVTSGMAIEVSAVVGEPLVLLAFLALLVVVRGLPVFVASRTDRASGLDTGGQVQVALYATTGLPLIVAVTGVAVDAGQMSNATASILVAAGAITVLVLPLLANAIVSRDRRPRTTSAA
- a CDS encoding ATP-dependent 6-phosphofructokinase, whose amino-acid sequence is MTRIGILTSGGDCPGLNAVIRGAVLKGTEVHGQEFVGFLDGWRGLVDGDAIPLDRSRVRGLSHEGGTILGTSRIGPYQGPNGGAENIRATLDRLGVDAVVAIGGEGTAAASKRLYEDGIRIVGVPKTIDNDLSRTDYTFGFDTAVEIATVAIDRLRTTGNSHRRCMVLEVMGRHAGWIALHSGTAGGAHAILIPEHPESLEQICAWVTSVHDRGRSPMVVVAEGFTLPGMGEVYSTKGRDGFDRPRLGGIADVLAPLIEEHTGIETRATILGYVQRGGVPTAFDRVLATRLGMAVTDLVADEQWGHMVALHGTDIARVGFDEALADHKFVPAERYREMRIIFG